ATATACTTTCTCTTTCCCTTACACTCATTTACTTCAAGAGTTTTAAGAATAATCTGTTTACTCTCTTCCTTTCCAAGTTTTAGTTGGATAAAGCCACAGGTAATAGATAGATCCATTAGGTATTTCTCTGCTAAATCATGGTTTTCGTTATATGTCAAAATCCCTATTTGAACTCCTTTTAAGTCCTCATTAGTAGAGATCGACTGAACATAGTCAAACCACTCCTGCTCAGTAAGGTTTTCATCGATATTAATAAATATAATAGAATCATTATACTTTTTTAATAAAAGTTTAACCTTTCTATAGTCGACTAATTTGTATATCTCGTACTCTGAAGATATTAAATCATGAAATACATCCTGCTGAATAACACTATGTGGGTAGAGGAAAAAAACCTTCTTACCAAATTGATTAGAACTCATAACT
Above is a genomic segment from Thiospirochaeta perfilievii containing:
- a CDS encoding PilZ domain-containing protein, coding for MSSNQFGKKVFFLYPHSVIQQDVFHDLISSEYEIYKLVDYRKVKLLLKKYNDSIIFINIDENLTEQEWFDYVQSISTNEDLKGVQIGILTYNENHDLAEKYLMDLSITCGFIQLKLGKEESKQIILKTLEVNECKGKRKYIRATSTNKSKSTFNVQIAGQLNTGTIHDISSVGMSCIFDEDVELSKNALLRKMQLKLNGKLILVDGIVFGSRDISDKERLVVIMFTNSMSDDSKNKIHGYIGDILQSNIEKEVSELYV